In the Setaria italica strain Yugu1 chromosome VI, Setaria_italica_v2.0, whole genome shotgun sequence genome, one interval contains:
- the LOC101763560 gene encoding protein NRT1/ PTR FAMILY 4.3: MERERNPSAMDVESSPPATAVDCRGRPCRPRRHGGMRAAVFVLVFQAAQTMALAAVGSNLITFVFGELHFPLSEAANVVTNFVGTVFILSPLGGFLSDSYAGCFWTLLAFGAVELAGLILLSVQAHLPQLKSAPCNMLTMVGSCERARGFKATIFFVALYLVALGSGCVMPNMTTYGADQFSGGGAFEKDAKRLSTYFNLSYFGFCAGELVALTAMVWAQTRYGMDVGFGLAAAALGAGLISLVSGVVFYRNKPPRGSIFTPIARVFVAAFTKRKQICPSGSSNPANGGAGDPAAPVDDNFRHANKFRFLDKACIRIAPEPDTEPESPWRLCTAAEVRQAKTLLAVMPIVACTVVFNTVLAQLQTFSVQQGSIMDTRLAPGSSSFAIPPASLQAIPYAMLLALVPTYELLLVPVMRRLTGTRSGITPLQRIGVGLCVVALSMAAAALVERRRRDASVSGGGRLSVLWLVPQFLVFGVSELFTNVGLMEFFYKQAAAGTMQAFFMALFYCSFSFGFFLSSVLVSLVNRATARGGRRGWLGDNDLDKDRLDLFYWVLAGLSVLNFFCYLLCARWYNSGAGGDPDEASSGEVVSEDDDDGKGLI; the protein is encoded by the exons atggagagagagagaaacccaTCAGCCATGGATGTGGAGAGCTCCCCGCCGGCGACCGCCGTCGACTGCcgcggccgcccctgccgcccgcgccggcacGGCGGCATGCGCGCCGCCGTCTTCGTCCTAG TGTTCCAGGCGGCGCAGACGatggcgctggcggcggtggggagcaACCTGATCACCTTCGTCTTCGGCGAGCTCCACTTCCCGCTGTCGGAGGCGGCCAACGTGGTGACCAACTTCGTCGGCACCGTCTTCATCCTCTCCCCGCTCGGCGGCTTCCTCTCCGACTCCTACGCCGGCTGCTTCTGGACCCTCCTCGCCTTCGGCGCTGTCGAGCTCGCG ggCTTGATATTACTGTCGGTACAAGCTCATCTACCACAGCTAAAGTCGGCGCCGTGCAACATGCTGACCATGGTCGGCAGCTGCGAGCGGGCCCGCGGCTTCAAGGCCACCATCTTCTTCGTGGCGCTCTACCTGGTGGCGCTCGGCAGCGGCTGCGTCATGCCCAACATGACCACGTACGGCGCCGACCagttctccggcggcggcgcgttcgAGAAGGACGCCAAGAGGCTCTCCACGTACTTCAACCTCTCCTACTTCGGCTTctgcgccggcgagctcgtcgcGCTCACGGCGATGGTGTGGGCGCAGACGCGCTACGGTATGGACGTCGGgttcggcctcgccgccgctgcgttGGGCGCCGGGCTCATCAGCCTGGTGTCCGGTGTCGTGTTCTACCGGAACAAGCCGCCGCGGGGCAGTATCTTTACTCCGATTGCAAGG GTTTTCGTTGCTGCCTTCACCAAGAGGAAGCAAATCTGCCCTTCTGGCTCCTCCAATCCTGCCAATGGCGGAGCCGGCGATCCGGCGGCGCCCGTCGACGACAACTTCCGTCACGCCAATAAATTCAG GTTCTTGGACAAGGCGTGCATCAGGATCGCGCCGGAGCCTGACACGGAGCCGGAGAGCCCGTGGCGGCTGtgcacggcggcggaggtgcgGCAGGCGAAGACGCTCCTCGCCGTGATGCCCATCGTAGCGTGCACCGTCGTCTTCAACACCGTGCTGGCGCAGCTGCAGACCTTCTCGGTGCAGCAGGGCAGCATCATGGACACGAGGCTTGcgccgggctcctcctccttcgccaTCCCGCCGGCGTCGCTGCAGGCGATCCCCTACGCCATGCTCCTGGCGCTCGTCCCGACCtacgagctcctcctcgtccctGTCATGCGGCGGCTCACGGGCACCCGGTCCGGGATCACCCCGCTCCAGCGCATCGGCGTGGGGCTCTGCGTCGTCGCgctctccatggccgccgccgcgctcgtcgagcgccgccgccgggacgcctccgtctccggcggcgggaggctCTCGGTGCTCTGGCTCGTGCCGCAGTTCCTCGTCTTCGGCGTGTCGGAGCTCTTCACCAACGTGGGGCTCATGGAGTTCTTCTACAAGCAGGCGGCCGCCGGCACGATGCAGGCCTTCTTCATGGCGCTCTTCTACTGCTCCTTCTCCTTCGGCTTCTTCCTCAGCTCCGTCCTCGTCTCGCTGGTGAACAGGGCCACGGCgaggggcggccgccgcggatGGCTCGGCGACAACGACCTCGACAAGGACAGGCTGGACCTCTTCTACTGGGTGCTCGCCGGGCTCAGCGTGCTCAACTTCTTCTGCTACCTGCTCTGCGCGAGGTGGTACAATTccggtgccggcggcgacccTGATGAAGCTTCCTCCGGCGAGGTCGTGTCTGAGGACGACGATGATGGCAAGGGGCTCATCTGA
- the LOC101764651 gene encoding putative F-box protein At2g02030, translated as MDGKRKRKRTPRLPPYLKEEVIIEILVRLPVKALVRFKSVSKAWRAIISDPIFIQAHLRRSASNWQEDPCFIYVVADEDGPGRWPTTFCNHIRFYQWQLGNKVATFIHDDNEYSCNSFDQRYFSHCDGLVLAPTDTRLYVFNPATRDAITLPESGRNDLKRRGGEPRACYCFGLGLDPRIGKYKVVQGFYWSKDCTSMGMEVCTIADDDDHRGIWSWGKIRNDPPYLPQGCQTAPSINGYMFWRIADQPGKQQQPPRALLHLSLDDEEFGITRLPDSLDPSLVHTFHLDVLHGRELCLTARTIGTMLTIWTLPVVDKGLNSPWERRYSINVSGIFHTMALPPCSSSGIILRRAEAIYRYDLKTCKLTTLCEMDRMALQGRRTKRQRKYDLFTFDIKRYTESLVRITNRLQ; from the coding sequence ATGGacgggaagaggaagaggaagaggacacCAAGGCTTCCTCCCTACCTGAAGGAAGAGGTCATCATCGAGATCCTGGTGCGGCTGCCTGTCAAGGCCCTGGTGCGTTTCAAGTCTGTCTCCAAGGCCTGGCGAGCCATCATCTCCGACCCCATCTTCATCCAAGCGCACCTCCGGCGTTCAGCCTCCAATTGGCAGGAGGACCCATGCTTCATCTACGTCGTCGCTGATGAGGACGGACCAGGGCGCTGGCCAACCACCTTCTGCAATCACATTCGCTTCTACCAATGGCAGCTAGGTAACAAGGTGGCGACATTCATCCATGACGACAACGAATATAGTTGCAACAGCTTCGACCAGCGCTACTTCTCGCACTGCGACGGCTTGGTGCTTGCTCCCACCGACACCCGCCTCTACGTCTTCAACCCAGCCACCAGGGACGCCATCACGCTGCCGGAAAGTGGCCGCAACGATCTGAAGCGACGAGGTGGTGAACCACGAGCATGCTATTGTTTCGGTCTTGGCCTGGATCCGCGCATCGGCAAGTACAAGGTAGTCCAGGGCTTCTACTGGTCCAAGGATTGCACAAGCATGGGGATGGAGGTGTGCACCATTGCAGACGATGACGACCACCGTGGCATTTGGAGTTGGGGGAAGATTAGGAACGATCCTCCATACCTTCCCCAGGGATGTCAGACCGCCCCGAGCATCAACGGGTACATGTTCTGGCGCATTGCTGATCAGCCTGgtaagcagcagcagcctccacGGGCTCTCCTCCACCTTAGCCTGGACGACGAGGAGTTCGGCATCACCAGGCTGCCGGATTCATTGGACCCATCTCTAGTTCATACCTTTCATCTAGATGTGCTGCACGGCCGGGAGCTGTGCCTGACAGCCCGTACCATTGGGACAATGTTGACCATCTGGACATTACCGGTAGTTGACAAGGgcctcaactcaccatgggagcgCCGTTACTCCATCAATGTCTCTGGTATTTTCCATACAATGGCTCTTCCACCTTGCAGCAGCAGTGGAATCATCTTGCGGCGAGCAGAAGCTATCTACCGCTACGACTTGAAGACTTGTAAGCTCACCACGTTGTGTGAGATGGACCGTATGGCGTTGCAGGGCCGCCGCACGAAGCGCCAACGGAAGTACGACCTCTTCACCTTCGACATCAAGCGCTACACCGAGAGCCTCGTTCGGATCACCAACCGCCTGCAATAG
- the LOC101763842 gene encoding BTB/POZ and MATH domain-containing protein 1, translating to MLTTTNVRSASTCQPPETVQGMHVFQILGYSKQRGIGSNSFIRSAVFDVAGYNWVIFFYPDGFGDEIAAAAGYDLVSAYLRLLSTGCGKVRASCDLRLLNPATGSSTSAHPALITTREFDPDSDGGSKVCHCLCIGRSELEGTYVKDDRLTMECVVTVRKEPKVSKSKTFPSIKVPPSNLKRQLANLLESREGSDVTFSVAGETFAAHRLVLAMRSPVFKAELCGPMRESGTVQHPIVIEDMQPDAFRAMLYFIYTDSMDYNDDLLRDYHSGNCDMVHHLLVAADRYAVERLKLTCQSILCKNLHVRNVATTLALADQHHCDRLKNACIEFMCCSNDMDAIVAAQGFKDLATTSPSVLADAMVRMSKVGKKLTKRALKDGFN from the coding sequence ATGCTGACGACGACCAACGTGAGGTCTGCGTCGACGTGCCAGCCGCCGGAGACGGTGCAGGGCATGCACGTCTTCCAGATCCTCGGCTACAGCAAGCAGCGTGGCATCGGCTCCAACTCCTTCATCCGGTCCGCCGTCTTCGACGTCGCCGGCTACAACTGGGTCATCTTCTTCTACCCCGACGGCTTCGGCGAcgagatcgccgccgccgccggctacgACCTCGTCTCCGCCTACCTCCGCCTCCTCAGCACGGGCTGCGGCAAGGTGCGCGCCTCCTGcgacctccgcctcctcaacCCCGCGACCGGGTCCTCGACGTCGGCGCACCCGGCGCTGATCACCACGAGGGAGTTCGACCCCGATAGCGACGGCGGCAGCAAGGTCTGCCACTGCCTCTGCATCGGCCGCAGCGAGCTCGAGGGCACCTACGTCAAGGACGACCGCCTCACCATGGAGTGCGTCGTCACCGTCAGGAAGGAGCCCAAGGTGTCCAAATCCAAGACCTTCCCTAGCATCAAGGTACCACCGTCCAACCTCAAGAGGCAGCTCGCCAATCTGCTGGAGAGTAGAGAAGGATCGGATGTCACGTTCAGCGTGGCGGGCGAGACGTTCGCGGCGCACCGCCTCGTGCTCGCAATGCGGTCGCCGGTGTTCAAGGCGGAGCTCTGTGGACCGATGAGGGAGTCGGGGACAGTACAGCATCCCATTGTCATCGAGGACATGCAGCCAGATGCATTCAGAGCGATGCTCTACTTCATCTACACCGACTCGATGGATTACAACGATGATCTCCTGAGGGATTACCATAGTGGGAACTGCGACATGGTGCATCACTTGCTGGTGGCGGCGGATAGGTACGCTGTTGAGAGGCTGAAGCTGACGTGCCAGAGCATCCTTTGCAAAAATCTTCATGTGCGGAACGTGGCGACGACGCTGGCTTTGGCTGATCAGCACCACTGCGACAGGCTGAAGAATGCGTGCATCGAGTTCATGTGCTGTTCGAATGACATGGATGCTATTGTGGCAGCACAAGGGTTCAAGGATCTCGCAACAACTTCGCCTTCGGTCTTGGCTGATGCAATGGTGAGGATGAGTAAGGTTGGCAAAAAGTTAACAAAAAGAGCATTAAAAGATGGATTTAACTAA
- the LOC101764240 gene encoding uncharacterized protein LOC101764240, giving the protein MAPPLKPQATLPPPTRRRRHQHAPSSRPRERTYSTSQDTTSTSTSAPGLLSAPTPSPSAATTGPSNCFFPDGSEGGALVLLLKLLTKNAAARASCAFRFHNPATGAASARWSVPLLHYRSGLVNKRAQVSTFRWNVLMYAHDDRLTVECAVTVVHEPKVSETKAVFAVEEPPSEQSEHLGRILEEEGCDVTFDVQGEVFTAPKIVLGMRSPVFKEKFYGPEMEKG; this is encoded by the coding sequence ATGGCGCCTCCGTTGAAGCCTCAAGctacgctgccgccgccgactcgACGGCGCCGACATCAACATGCACCGTCGAGTCGGCCCAGGGAACGCACCTATTCCACATCGCAGGATACAACCTCCACGAGCACCTCCGCGCCGGGACTTCTATCTGCTCCGACCCCTTCTCCGTCGGCGGCTACGACTGGGCCGTCCAACTGCTTCTTCCCCGACGGCAGCGAGGGCGGCGCGCTGGTGCTGCTCCTCAAACTCCTGACCAAGAACGCCGCGGCGAGGGCGTCCTGCGCCTTCAGGTTCCACAACCCGGCCACCGGGGCGGCGTCCGCCAGGTGGTCGGTGCCCTTGTTGCATTACAGATCGGGGCTGGTGAACAAGCGCGCGCAGGTCAGCACATTCAGATGGAACGTGTTGATGTATGCCCATGACGATCGCCTCACGGTGGAGTGCGCGGTCACCGTCGTCCATGAACCCAAGGTGTCCGAGACCAAGGCGGTCTTCGCTGTCGAAGAGCCGCCATCGGAACAGTCAGAGCACCTTGGGAGGAtcttggaggaggaggggtgtgATGTGACTTTTGATGTTCAAGGAGAGGTTTTCACTGCCCCCAAGATCGTGCTTGGGATGCGGTCACCGGTGTTCAAGGAGAAATTCTACGGACCGGAGATGGAGAAAGGGTAA
- the LOC101763438 gene encoding BTB/POZ and MATH domain-containing protein 1, producing MTTPTTVSTCTPETEQGKHVFEIFGYSEYRGMGVGELIRSGTFSVGGHDWAILFYPDCPCDYITVCIKHLSQDAKVWASCELRLVDQTTGLASFLHKDGTRLFNPGDYFLGSGLSKKRTQFEASVYLRDDHLTIECILTVKKPRVSTTQFLNKIEAPPSNIMEQLGKLLGEENTTDVTFSVGGEIIGAHKILLAVRSPVFRAELYGPMKESKGQHVTIEDMQPAVFRALLHFIYTDSLPDVDKNVGEFNSELIWHLLVAADRYAVDRLKSVCESILSKNLDVETVSTTLALAYQHNCDRLKDVCLGFVSSSSVMDAVVATDGYKNLKTTCPHALIDMLEKTRRFHKT from the coding sequence atgacgacgccgacgacggtTTCTACATGCACCCCGGAGACGGAGCAGGGCAAGCATGTGTTTGAGATCTTTGGGTACAGCGAATACAGGGGCATGGGCGTCGGGGAGTTAATCAGGTCCGGCACTTTCTCCGTGGGCGGCCACGACTGGGCTATCCTCTTCTACCCGGACTGTCCTTGCGATTACATCACCGTTTGTATAAAGCACTTGAGCCAGGACGCCAAGGTGTGGGCTTCCTGCGAGCTGAGGCTGGTTGATCAGACCACCGGGCTGGCGTCGTTCTTGCATAAAGACGGAACGAGGTTGTTTAATCCTGGGGATTATTTTCTAGGGTCAGGTTTGAGCAAGAAACGCACACAGTTCGAAGCATCAGTGTACCTTCGAGATGATCACCTCACCATCGAGTGCATTCTCACTGTGAAGAAACCGCGTGTATCTACAACCCAATTCTTGAACAAAATCGAGGCGCCGCCGTCCAACATCATGGAGCAACTTGGCAAGTTATTAGGGGAAGAGAACACAACAGATGTCACTTTCAGCGTTGGGGGAGAGATTATTGGAGCACACAAAATTCTGCTGGCGGTGCGGTCACCAGTTTTTAGAGCAGAGCTCTATGGGCCGATGAAGGAGTCGAAGGGGCAGCATGTGACAATTGAAGATATGCAGCCTGCTGTTTTCAGGGCCCTATTGCACTTCATATATACTGATTCTTTGCCTGATGTTGATAAGAATGTGGGAGAATTCAACAGTGAATTGATCTGGCATTTACTTGTGGCTGCTGACAGATATGCTGTAGACAGGCTGAAGTCAGTATGTGAAAGTATCCTTTCCAAGAATCTTGATGTCGAAACTGTGTCAACTACATTGGCTTTAGCATATCAGCATAACTGTGACAGGCTTAAGGATGTATGCCTTGGATTCGTCTCCAGTTCAAGTGTGATGGATGCAGTGGTGGCAACTGATGGTTATAAGAATCTCAAGACAACATGTCCTCATGCTTTGATAGATATGCTTGAGAAGACAAGGAGGTTCCATAAAACATAA